A DNA window from Turicibacter sp. TJ11 contains the following coding sequences:
- a CDS encoding bifunctional 3,4-dihydroxy-2-butanone-4-phosphate synthase/GTP cyclohydrolase II, translating to MFNQIDEAIEAIRQGEMIIVLDDESRENEGDLLMAADLVTAESINFMAMYGRGLICMPIEENLAHKLNLHPMVLENTDHHGTAFTVSIDHEETSTGISAYERALTIQKVLEEQSQAINFKRPGHMFPLIAKEGGVLIRPGHTEAAVDLAKLAGLKGAGVICEIMKDDGAMARRDDLLEFAKQHNLKIITIKDLVDYRLSQLVSRVVQTEMPTKYGDFQMYGFINKENGEHHVALVKGEINEKTPVLLRIHSECLTGDTLGSKRCDCGEQYDAAMRNIAQNNSGVLLYMRQEGRGIGLINKLKAYALQDQGFDTVEANLKLGFQADMRTYDVASAILKDLGVKKIQLMTNNPRKLEALQNYGFELVERIPIQMNHNEKNEFYLKTKKEKLNHLFN from the coding sequence ATGTTTAATCAGATTGATGAGGCAATTGAAGCCATTAGACAAGGAGAAATGATCATTGTTTTAGATGATGAAAGCCGAGAGAACGAAGGAGATTTATTAATGGCAGCTGATTTAGTGACAGCTGAATCCATTAATTTTATGGCGATGTATGGACGTGGATTAATTTGTATGCCCATAGAAGAGAATTTAGCTCATAAATTAAACCTTCATCCAATGGTACTAGAAAATACAGATCATCATGGAACGGCATTTACAGTATCAATTGATCACGAAGAGACAAGTACTGGAATTTCTGCTTATGAGCGAGCCTTAACCATACAAAAGGTATTGGAAGAACAGAGTCAGGCGATTAATTTTAAACGTCCCGGACATATGTTCCCGTTAATTGCTAAAGAAGGAGGTGTTTTAATCCGACCAGGACATACTGAAGCAGCTGTTGATTTAGCGAAGTTAGCAGGACTTAAAGGGGCTGGTGTCATTTGCGAAATCATGAAAGATGATGGAGCAATGGCAAGACGAGATGATCTCCTTGAATTTGCTAAACAACATAATCTCAAAATTATTACTATTAAGGACTTAGTTGATTATCGTTTATCACAATTGGTAAGCCGAGTTGTTCAAACGGAAATGCCGACTAAATATGGTGATTTTCAAATGTATGGCTTCATTAATAAGGAAAATGGTGAACATCATGTTGCTTTAGTAAAAGGCGAAATTAATGAAAAAACTCCAGTTTTATTACGTATTCATTCTGAATGCTTAACAGGGGATACTCTAGGATCTAAACGTTGTGATTGTGGAGAGCAGTATGATGCGGCTATGAGGAATATCGCACAAAATAATAGTGGTGTACTTCTTTACATGAGACAAGAAGGAAGAGGTATTGGATTAATTAATAAGTTAAAGGCTTATGCTCTACAAGATCAAGGATTTGATACTGTTGAAGCTAATTTGAAATTAGGATTTCAAGCGGATATGCGTACGTATGATGTGGCCTCTGCTATATTAAAGGATTTAGGCGTTAAAAAGATTCAGTTAATGACAAATAACCCTAGAAAATTAGAGGCGTTACAAAATTATGGATTTGAGTTAGTGGAACGCATTCCTATTCAAATGAATCATAATGAAAAAAATGAGTTTTATTTAAAAACAAAAAAAGAAAAATTAAATCATTTATTTAATTAA
- a CDS encoding LacI family DNA-binding transcriptional regulator: MNKALTINDIARLCGVAKSTVSRYLNNGKVSEQTKEKIRRVIEEHNYEPNAFAQSLKAKKTRFVGIIAPGLDSMVTSKVIMAIDVTLRENGYNPLIINTSLRKDLEIESIENLVRLKVDGIILVATEIKEEHRHVIRQLNIPIVMVGQSSEGIVSIINDDYQAGFELGTYIREMGHKNVVYLGVPEEDVSVGIQRRKGVIDGLSYKNDSILINVLVSDFTSELSEKVISESLEKHQPTAIICATDRMALGAKKAILSHGLSIPHDISLAGFGGYDLANLVTPSLTTIKFENEKTGQIAAQTMLNLIAEKKVSELQTIGYELIKSDSVIKR; this comes from the coding sequence ATGAATAAAGCCTTAACGATTAATGATATTGCGAGGCTTTGTGGTGTAGCAAAAAGTACAGTCTCTCGATATTTAAATAATGGAAAGGTTAGTGAACAAACAAAAGAAAAAATAAGACGAGTGATCGAAGAACATAATTATGAACCGAATGCCTTTGCCCAAAGTTTAAAAGCAAAAAAAACTAGATTCGTCGGAATTATTGCCCCAGGATTAGATTCAATGGTAACGTCAAAGGTTATTATGGCTATTGATGTGACGTTACGAGAGAATGGATATAATCCTTTGATTATTAATACGAGTTTAAGAAAAGATTTAGAGATTGAAAGTATAGAGAATTTAGTACGTTTAAAAGTTGATGGGATTATTTTAGTTGCAACAGAAATTAAAGAAGAACATCGACACGTTATTCGTCAATTAAATATTCCGATTGTAATGGTAGGGCAGTCAAGTGAAGGAATAGTCTCTATCATTAATGATGATTATCAAGCAGGATTTGAGTTGGGGACGTATATTCGAGAAATGGGACATAAAAATGTGGTCTATTTAGGAGTCCCAGAAGAGGATGTTTCAGTCGGGATTCAGCGTCGTAAGGGAGTAATAGATGGATTAAGTTATAAGAATGATTCCATTTTAATCAATGTGTTAGTGTCAGACTTTACGAGTGAATTATCGGAAAAAGTTATTAGTGAGTCTTTGGAAAAACATCAACCAACTGCCATTATTTGTGCGACAGATCGAATGGCATTAGGTGCAAAAAAAGCTATTTTATCTCATGGCCTAAGTATTCCGCATGATATTTCATTAGCTGGATTTGGTGGTTATGACTTAGCAAACTTAGTAACGCCATCGCTTACTACTATTAAATTTGAAAATGAAAAAACAGGACAAATTGCGGCTCAAACCATGCTTAATTTGATAGCAGAAAAGAAAGTTTCAGAGTTACAGACTATAGGCTATGAACTTATTAAATCAGATAGTGTTATAAAGAGATAA
- a CDS encoding sucrose-6-phosphate hydrolase produces MRYKEPKHRTILEATKEELAQLLEKSKNDNWKPIYHIHPEFGLLNDPNGLAYFNGYYHLFHQWYPYGTTHGMKHWAHLKSKNLVEWTREKVALIPTEDYEAHGAYSGTALEINHQLYLYYTGNIKLDKINRSANQCLAIMNGEGKIEKYAFNPLIKGIPEGYTGHVRDPKVFKKNDSYYMILGAQRVNETGAFIVYQSSNGLDWNFLGELTLKNLNQSLGYMWECPDYMEINGKDLLIFSPQGIEPQNEKYKNLFNVTYAIGMLDLETLTFEVESFDEFESGFDFYATQMFKGKDGQTLLFAWAGLGEFEYPTDEFGWAHCLTFPREITIKENKVLQMPAKELSLLRLDRESKSDRCQGVVLIENKTNTYELNVTLETNNTNLFGIHLAVSDEEHLNLEFNKSSQTVTLDRSKLKHQFVEEFGVYRQSQLTIGDKVEVKILMDNSIAEIFINQGEVVFTTRLFPLKTSTNIEIFSDQFMTYQYEKYDLKQGIVKREDDLEVFNR; encoded by the coding sequence ATGAGATATAAAGAGCCTAAACATCGTACTATTTTAGAAGCAACAAAAGAAGAATTAGCTCAACTTTTAGAAAAATCAAAAAATGATAATTGGAAGCCCATTTATCATATTCACCCAGAATTTGGCCTACTAAATGATCCAAATGGATTGGCTTATTTTAATGGGTATTATCATCTTTTTCATCAGTGGTATCCTTATGGAACAACACATGGAATGAAGCATTGGGCCCATTTGAAATCTAAAAACTTAGTTGAATGGACACGAGAGAAAGTCGCATTAATTCCAACAGAAGATTATGAAGCGCATGGGGCCTACTCTGGAACAGCATTAGAAATCAATCATCAGTTGTACTTATATTACACAGGAAATATCAAGCTAGATAAAATAAATCGCAGTGCCAATCAATGTCTAGCCATCATGAACGGAGAAGGGAAAATCGAAAAATACGCATTTAATCCATTAATTAAAGGAATTCCAGAAGGATATACGGGACATGTTCGAGATCCAAAAGTGTTTAAAAAGAATGATAGTTATTATATGATTTTAGGAGCCCAACGAGTTAATGAAACAGGAGCATTTATTGTATATCAGTCATCAAATGGATTAGATTGGAACTTCTTAGGTGAATTAACGTTGAAAAATCTAAATCAATCATTAGGTTACATGTGGGAATGTCCTGACTATATGGAGATTAATGGAAAAGATTTATTGATTTTTTCACCACAGGGTATCGAGCCACAGAATGAAAAATATAAAAACCTATTTAATGTGACTTATGCTATTGGAATGTTAGATTTAGAAACATTAACATTTGAAGTTGAATCATTTGATGAATTTGAAAGTGGATTTGATTTTTATGCTACACAAATGTTTAAAGGAAAAGATGGACAAACGTTACTCTTTGCATGGGCTGGTCTAGGTGAGTTTGAGTACCCAACGGATGAATTTGGGTGGGCACACTGCTTAACATTCCCAAGAGAAATTACCATAAAAGAGAATAAAGTTCTTCAAATGCCAGCTAAAGAATTATCGTTGTTACGCTTAGATAGAGAAAGTAAAAGTGATAGATGTCAAGGCGTTGTATTGATAGAAAACAAGACAAATACATATGAATTAAACGTAACACTTGAAACTAATAATACTAACTTATTTGGAATTCATTTAGCTGTTTCAGATGAGGAACATTTGAATCTTGAATTTAACAAATCATCTCAAACGGTAACATTAGATCGCAGCAAATTAAAACATCAATTTGTTGAAGAGTTTGGAGTATATCGTCAGTCACAGTTAACCATTGGAGATAAAGTAGAAGTTAAGATTTTAATGGATAACAGTATTGCTGAAATTTTTATTAATCAAGGTGAAGTGGTGTTTACTACTCGATTATTTCCATTAAAAACATCAACAAATATCGAGATTTTTAGTGATCAATTCATGACATATCAATACGAAAAGTATGATTTAAAACAAGGAATTGTAAAAAGAGAAGATGATCTAGAAGTTTTTAATCGTTAA
- a CDS encoding MFS transporter — translation MSNARGENFGLRKILILTSLSGGVISFLLPIYSKSVDMNAIQITGLFSVISFILIIMRPIIGSLIDKVGRKFILISAIISFSISFILFSNSNTILSLYVARIIQGIAIALMTISVYTIIADTTESNNISERFGKINSAKSTGNLYGCILSFIILSIVPFIKAWKLLFMIFSISSLYGLVIVIKNFEETKHSFLTNNYGKQRFSKENIGLLSIIFIGSILSSMLSPIFMIYMQEKFSNNIVILGIAFFPALLSESLYAHKFGQLSDNIGKKKSMIIGIIICSIVTIITPMVTSILILSLLWLISSIGANLYTLSEKGIYTQVNAKYYKGQIYGTYTLVCELGMIVGPLIGGMIYEYISHETPFYINAIAMFCLAILTFILIKEDF, via the coding sequence ATGAGTAATGCCAGGGGAGAAAATTTTGGATTAAGAAAAATATTGATTTTAACTTCATTATCTGGAGGAGTAATTTCTTTTTTATTACCTATATATAGTAAAAGCGTAGATATGAATGCGATTCAAATAACAGGACTTTTTTCGGTTATTTCTTTTATACTCATAATCATGAGACCCATTATAGGAAGTTTGATTGATAAGGTAGGTAGAAAATTTATCTTAATTAGCGCTATCATTTCTTTCTCAATATCATTTATCTTATTTTCAAATTCAAATACGATTTTATCTCTGTATGTAGCTCGAATAATTCAAGGCATTGCAATAGCTTTGATGACGATTTCTGTATATACAATCATAGCCGATACAACTGAATCAAATAATATTTCAGAACGATTTGGAAAAATAAATTCAGCAAAGTCTACTGGAAATCTATACGGATGTATTTTATCATTTATCATACTTTCCATTGTTCCATTCATTAAAGCCTGGAAATTATTATTTATGATTTTTTCTATATCTTCATTATATGGGTTAGTTATAGTAATTAAGAATTTCGAAGAGACAAAACATAGTTTTTTAACTAACAATTATGGAAAACAGAGATTTTCAAAAGAAAATATTGGACTATTATCAATAATTTTTATTGGTTCAATTTTATCCTCTATGTTGAGTCCTATTTTTATGATATATATGCAAGAAAAGTTTTCTAATAATATCGTAATATTAGGAATAGCATTTTTCCCTGCTCTCTTATCTGAAAGTTTATATGCACACAAATTTGGACAACTTTCAGATAATATTGGAAAAAAGAAATCTATGATTATTGGTATAATAATTTGTAGTATAGTAACAATTATTACTCCGATGGTTACATCAATTTTGATATTATCATTATTATGGTTGATATCCTCAATAGGAGCCAATCTTTATACCCTTTCCGAAAAGGGCATATACACTCAAGTTAATGCTAAATACTATAAAGGGCAAATATATGGAACATATACATTAGTATGTGAATTAGGAATGATTGTAGGGCCTTTAATAGGTGGAATGATATATGAGTATATTTCTCATGAAACGCCATTCTATATAAATGCAATCGCTATGTTTTGTTTGGCAATTTTAACATTTATACTAATAAAAGAGGATTTCTAA
- the ribE gene encoding 6,7-dimethyl-8-ribityllumazine synthase: MKMYEGNLVAQNLKVGIVVGRFNEFIVSKLLGGAIDGLKRHGMTEEDIEIAWVPGAFEIPLVAKKMANTKKYDAVICLGAVIKGSTPHFDYVCAEASKGIASASLDTEIPVIFGVLTTDTIEQAIERAGTKAGNKGYDSAMTAIEMANLLKVMN; encoded by the coding sequence ATGAAAATGTATGAAGGAAATTTAGTCGCACAAAATTTGAAAGTTGGAATTGTGGTTGGACGATTCAATGAATTTATTGTTTCAAAATTATTAGGTGGTGCTATTGATGGATTAAAACGTCATGGGATGACTGAGGAAGATATTGAAATTGCTTGGGTTCCTGGTGCTTTTGAAATACCGCTTGTCGCAAAGAAGATGGCGAATACAAAGAAATATGATGCTGTTATTTGTTTAGGAGCAGTTATTAAAGGATCGACACCTCATTTTGATTATGTTTGTGCTGAAGCGTCAAAGGGAATTGCATCAGCTTCATTAGATACAGAAATTCCAGTTATCTTTGGCGTTTTAACAACAGATACAATTGAACAAGCTATTGAACGTGCAGGAACAAAGGCGGGGAACAAAGGTTACGATTCGGCAATGACTGCTATAGAGATGGCGAACTTATTAAAAGTGATGAACTAA
- a CDS encoding IS1595 family transposase — translation MPTLSSIKADILTLNDEQQANLLSYISEILSLSPVSITDCREARFSKGKACPHCDSHEVCKYGITCGKQRYKCKSCRRTFTDLSKSVLSSSKLPLEDWLEYAKCMILGFSIRRSAIQIGVCVKTSFYMRHRILDAIRPYIGMGHLEGIVEMDETYIAESFKGNHVKSGFVMPRPSRKRGGEVTKRGISSEQVCVLTGLDRQGNIYAELVCKGRIKSSDLSRALEGHIEVGSILCTDSHQSYIKFVEDFGLEHKRIESGKRRTDDFYNIQRLNSFHSRLKLWLARFKGVSTKYLVNYLYWMKWLEYFKDDKEVLKGKNMLLQTVSSQLELNIEDYKIRTALFR, via the coding sequence ATGCCAACGTTAAGTTCCATCAAAGCCGATATCTTAACTTTAAATGATGAACAACAAGCTAATTTATTAAGCTATATTTCAGAGATTTTATCACTTAGCCCTGTTTCTATAACTGATTGTCGAGAAGCTCGTTTTTCAAAAGGAAAGGCTTGTCCTCATTGCGATAGTCATGAGGTATGCAAGTATGGAATTACATGTGGTAAACAACGTTATAAATGCAAATCTTGTCGTCGAACATTTACAGACCTTTCCAAATCTGTTTTATCAAGTTCAAAGTTGCCATTAGAAGACTGGTTAGAATATGCTAAATGCATGATTTTAGGTTTTAGTATCCGTCGTTCAGCTATTCAAATTGGGGTGTGCGTAAAGACCTCTTTTTACATGCGCCATCGAATTTTAGATGCCATTCGGCCGTATATTGGGATGGGACATTTAGAGGGAATCGTGGAGATGGATGAAACATATATTGCTGAATCTTTCAAAGGAAATCATGTGAAGAGTGGGTTTGTAATGCCTCGACCTTCTCGTAAACGTGGTGGAGAAGTAACGAAGCGTGGGATTAGTTCTGAACAGGTTTGTGTGTTAACAGGTTTAGACCGCCAAGGAAATATCTATGCAGAGCTCGTTTGTAAGGGGCGAATAAAAAGTTCTGATTTAAGTCGTGCATTAGAGGGGCATATTGAAGTCGGCTCTATTCTGTGTACGGATAGTCATCAAAGTTATATTAAATTTGTTGAGGATTTTGGATTAGAGCACAAGCGAATTGAGAGTGGAAAGCGTAGAACGGATGACTTCTATAATATTCAACGTCTCAATTCTTTTCATAGTCGTCTAAAACTTTGGCTGGCTCGATTTAAAGGGGTTTCGACTAAGTATTTAGTTAACTATTTATATTGGATGAAATGGTTAGAATATTTCAAAGATGATAAGGAAGTATTGAAAGGAAAAAATATGCTTCTTCAAACAGTTTCCAGTCAATTAGAGCTAAATATTGAAGATTATAAAATTAGAACCGCATTATTTAGATAA
- the ribD gene encoding bifunctional diaminohydroxyphosphoribosylaminopyrimidine deaminase/5-amino-6-(5-phosphoribosylamino)uracil reductase RibD: MDEQYMQIALELAQKGKGHVNPNPLVGAVIVKDNQIIGSGYHQNYGEAHAEVNALNSLKTSARGATLYVTLEPCCHYGKTPPCVDLIIKHQIAKVVIACLDPNPLVSGKGVRKLKEASIEVVVGVLEEEAIKVNQIFMHYIKTKKPFVLFKIAMTLDGKIATASGDSKWISGQQSRLEVQQLRNELMAIMVGVNTVIKDDPLLTCRIPDGHHPIRIIVDSSLRIPLSSKVIHDKAAKTIIATTDRSPMNKRYQLEELGIEVLVIKKKNNRVDLNDLMTVLGELGIDSVLLEGGAALAYSALEAGVVNKVQVYVAPKLIGGEQAKTPIGGDGVSRLQDAFKLSDLNVRRIGEDIVLEGDLM, from the coding sequence TTGGATGAACAATATATGCAGATCGCTCTGGAGTTAGCCCAAAAGGGAAAAGGTCATGTAAATCCAAATCCATTAGTTGGAGCAGTCATTGTCAAAGATAACCAGATAATTGGATCAGGATATCACCAAAATTATGGTGAGGCTCATGCGGAAGTTAATGCACTTAATAGTTTAAAAACTTCTGCTAGAGGGGCTACTCTGTATGTAACATTAGAACCATGTTGCCATTATGGAAAAACTCCTCCATGTGTAGATTTAATTATTAAACATCAAATTGCAAAAGTTGTCATTGCCTGTTTGGATCCGAATCCACTCGTTTCGGGAAAAGGTGTTCGAAAATTAAAAGAGGCAAGTATTGAAGTTGTTGTAGGTGTGTTAGAAGAAGAGGCGATTAAAGTTAATCAGATTTTTATGCACTACATAAAAACTAAAAAGCCATTTGTTTTATTTAAAATCGCCATGACTTTAGATGGTAAAATCGCGACAGCTAGTGGTGATTCTAAATGGATTAGTGGACAACAATCACGTCTTGAAGTTCAGCAGTTGAGAAATGAACTGATGGCCATCATGGTAGGAGTGAATACAGTGATTAAGGATGATCCGTTATTAACTTGTCGAATTCCAGATGGACATCATCCTATAAGAATAATTGTCGATAGTTCATTAAGAATCCCCTTATCATCAAAAGTTATTCATGATAAAGCGGCAAAAACCATCATTGCAACAACTGATCGTTCTCCTATGAATAAACGTTACCAATTAGAAGAGTTAGGTATTGAAGTATTGGTAATTAAAAAGAAAAATAATCGTGTCGATTTAAATGACTTAATGACAGTATTAGGGGAATTAGGCATTGATAGTGTGTTACTTGAAGGTGGAGCTGCGTTAGCCTATTCAGCTTTAGAAGCAGGAGTTGTCAATAAAGTTCAAGTATATGTGGCACCTAAGTTAATTGGAGGAGAACAAGCCAAAACTCCAATTGGTGGGGATGGGGTTTCTAGGTTACAAGATGCTTTTAAACTTTCAGATTTAAACGTGCGAAGAATAGGAGAAGATATTGTATTAGAAGGAGATTTAATGTAG
- a CDS encoding riboflavin synthase, producing MFTGIIEEVGTIKGIKKGEKSSKLTIVAHKVLQETMLGDSIATNGVCLTVTKLGQDWFEADVMAETLRRSNLNDLVLGSSVNLERAIQLKSRLGGHLVSGHIDGLGQIVSKRKEDNATWITVKAPYHLLKYVVEKGSIAIDGISLTVATVEETCFSVSIIPHTGQETTLLNKKLGDSVNLEVDMIGKYVEKFLNFQSKTISNTSTISEEFLKNHGFL from the coding sequence ATGTTTACTGGAATTATTGAGGAAGTAGGCACGATTAAAGGAATTAAAAAAGGAGAAAAGTCATCTAAACTAACTATCGTAGCTCATAAAGTCTTACAGGAAACAATGCTAGGAGATAGTATTGCTACGAATGGAGTGTGTTTAACCGTTACTAAGTTAGGTCAAGACTGGTTTGAAGCGGATGTCATGGCTGAAACTTTGCGTCGTAGTAATTTAAATGACTTAGTGCTTGGTAGTTCAGTCAATTTAGAACGTGCTATCCAATTGAAGAGTCGTTTAGGTGGTCATCTTGTCAGCGGTCATATTGATGGTTTAGGCCAAATTGTTTCAAAGAGAAAAGAAGATAATGCGACGTGGATAACAGTGAAGGCTCCTTATCATCTCTTGAAGTATGTTGTAGAAAAAGGCTCTATTGCAATTGATGGAATTAGTTTAACAGTTGCAACAGTTGAGGAAACGTGTTTTTCAGTTTCAATTATTCCACATACAGGTCAGGAGACTACTTTATTAAATAAAAAGCTAGGAGACTCAGTTAATTTAGAAGTTGATATGATTGGTAAATATGTTGAGAAATTTTTAAACTTTCAATCTAAAACTATTTCAAACACTAGTACGATTAGTGAAGAATTTTTAAAAAATCATGGTTTTTTATAA
- a CDS encoding PTS transporter subunit EIIC, whose translation MSNKTESYQRISKKLLVLLGGKENIQGVAHCATRLRIVLMDNSLADLDQIGELELVKGVFVAGDQLQIIFGAGIVNDVYNVFTEVSGTEKMSLGDVKAQSMQKQNPFQKGIKSLSDVFVDIIPGLLAAALLMGLTGLLEQQGIFGAQSVVEMFPSLSGINRFLSICSTGIFTILPMLVVYSATRRYGGTPVLGLVIGAIMLHSDLANAYSVGNGTVEPEVINILGLNIELVGFQGGIIIALMMGFITAKLDVFFNKKIPDMVKLFFAPLLTVVVAAFLLFTIIGPLGRGLADIITYSLLWATTSLGVFGYMLFAGIQQIIVITGIHHVIGAVEAQLIADTGRNFIMPLMSVALIAQGGAVLGFLLLNWKDDKTKQICISSFGSILFGVSEPAIFGVTLKNKFPLITGCLGAALGGAYVYLAHVTAIGFGATAIPGIAIVAAEGNGHLNYIIAHLIALVAGFIFTYAYGKIKGKREVA comes from the coding sequence ATGTCTAATAAAACAGAAAGTTATCAAAGAATTTCGAAAAAATTATTAGTATTGCTTGGAGGAAAAGAAAATATCCAAGGAGTTGCGCACTGTGCGACACGATTAAGAATTGTATTAATGGATAATTCATTAGCAGATTTAGATCAAATTGGAGAATTAGAATTAGTTAAAGGAGTGTTTGTAGCGGGAGATCAGTTACAAATCATTTTTGGTGCGGGAATAGTTAATGACGTTTATAATGTCTTTACGGAAGTTAGTGGAACGGAAAAAATGTCTTTAGGTGATGTGAAGGCTCAATCCATGCAAAAACAAAATCCTTTCCAAAAAGGGATTAAATCGTTATCAGATGTCTTTGTAGACATTATTCCAGGATTATTAGCAGCGGCTTTATTGATGGGATTAACAGGTTTACTTGAGCAACAAGGAATTTTTGGCGCTCAATCTGTGGTAGAAATGTTCCCATCTTTATCAGGAATTAATCGCTTTCTATCTATTTGTTCAACTGGAATCTTTACTATCTTACCGATGCTAGTTGTTTATTCAGCAACTAGACGTTATGGTGGAACACCTGTTTTAGGATTAGTAATAGGAGCAATTATGTTACATTCAGATTTAGCTAATGCCTATTCAGTTGGAAATGGGACGGTTGAACCGGAGGTTATAAATATTTTAGGTTTAAATATTGAATTAGTTGGTTTTCAAGGTGGAATTATTATTGCTTTAATGATGGGATTCATTACAGCTAAGTTAGATGTTTTCTTTAATAAAAAAATCCCGGATATGGTTAAGTTATTCTTTGCTCCATTATTGACAGTAGTAGTAGCGGCATTCCTATTATTTACAATTATAGGTCCACTAGGACGTGGGTTAGCAGACATCATCACTTATTCATTATTATGGGCCACAACAAGTTTAGGTGTATTTGGTTATATGTTATTTGCTGGAATTCAACAGATTATTGTTATTACAGGAATTCATCATGTGATCGGAGCAGTTGAAGCACAACTGATTGCTGATACAGGCCGTAACTTTATTATGCCATTAATGTCAGTTGCATTAATCGCACAAGGTGGAGCAGTTTTAGGATTCTTACTTTTAAATTGGAAAGATGATAAAACAAAACAAATCTGTATTTCTTCATTTGGATCAATTCTATTCGGGGTTTCAGAACCTGCAATTTTTGGGGTAACACTTAAAAATAAATTTCCATTAATTACAGGATGTCTTGGAGCGGCACTAGGTGGAGCATATGTTTATTTAGCACATGTCACAGCTATTGGATTTGGAGCGACGGCTATCCCTGGGATTGCAATCGTTGCAGCTGAAGGAAATGGACATTTAAATTACATTATTGCTCATTTAATTGCCTTAGTGGCAGGATTTATTTTCACATATGCCTATGGAAAGATAAAAGGTAAAAGAGAGGTAGCTTAA